The genomic region ACCTCGATCACCAGGTCGTAATAGGTCCGCGGCTTCAGGCGCGGCAGCATGTTGAGCTGGGCCCGGCTTTCCACCTGGAACACCCCCACCGCATCGGCCCGGCAGAGCATGTCATAGACCGCCGGATCCTCGGGCGGGAGGGTGGCCATGGTCCAGCTCTGGCCGGTGGTCTGCCGGATCAGGTCGAAACCCTTGCGCACCGCGGTCAGCATGCCCAGCGCCAGCACGTCGATCTTCAGGATGCCGAGCGCATCCAGATCGTCCTTGTCCCATTCGACGAAGGTGCGGTCGGGCATGGCGGCATTGCCAATCGGCACCGTCTCTTCCAGCGGCCGGCGGGTGAGCACGAAGCCGCCGACATGCTGCGACAGATGGCGCGGAAAGCCGAGCAGGCTGCGGGCAAGCGTGATGGTCGCCCGGATCCGCGGCGCATCGGGATCGATCCCGGCAGCCCGCAGGGCCTCGCGGTCGAGCGGCTCGTCGGAATGACCCCAGATCTGACCCGAAAGCCGGCCGGCGGTATCCTCGTCCAGCCCCATGGCGCGGGCGACCTCGCGCAGCGCACTTTTCGGCCGGTAGCTGATGACCGTGGCGGCAAGTGCGGCATGGTCGCGGCCGTATTTTTCATAGAGATGCTGGATCACCTCTTCCCGGCGTTCATGCTCGAAATCGACGTCGATATCGGGCGGCTCGTCGCGGGCGTCGCTGATGAAACGCTCGAACAGCAGGTCGACCCGGGTGGGGTCGACGGCGGTGATGCCGAGCAGGAAGCAGACCACGGAATTCGCTGCCGATCCGCGCCCCTGGGCCAGAATGCCGCGATCGCGTGCGAAGCGCACGATCTCGTCCACCGTCAGGAAATAGGGCGCATAGCCCTTGCGGCCGATCAGCCCGAGTTCGGTTTCGACCCGTTTCCGGATCCCGGCCGAGGCTCCCTCGGGATAGCGCCAGGCGAGCCCTTCCCGCGTCCGGCGCTCCAGGGTCTGCTGGGGTGTTTCGCCGGGCAGGCCGGTCTCCATCGGATATTCATAGGAGAGTTCGTCGAGCCTGAAGTTCAGCCGGTCGGACATCCGGCGGGCAGCTGCAAGGGCGTCGGGATAGCGGGCGAAGCGGCGGGCAATCTCAGGCGGTGGCTTCAGATGGCGTTCGGCATTCCGGGCGAGCCGCCGGCCGGCCCGGTCGATGGTCACATGCTCGCGGATGCAGGTCATCACATCGGCGAGCATCCGCCGCTCCGGTACATGCATGCGCACGTCGCCGGTGGCGATCATGTCGATGCCGAGCCGGCCGGCCAGCGCATCGACCCGGGCGATGCGGGCGTCGTCATCGCCGGCAAGCAGATGGCGCGCCCCCAGATGCACCGCATCGGGGAAGGCGGCCGCCAGCCGGCTGGCGGCCGCGGCATGGGCATCCCAGTCGGAGTGGGGGCCGGTTGCAGGGCACGACATCGGCGGCAGCAGGATGATCTCGTGATCCTCCGCCATGGCCAGAATGTCGGCCAGGGTCAGCCGGCAGGCGCCTTTGGGCGCCCGACGCTTGCCCAGGGTCAGCAGGCGGCAGAGCCTGCCATAGGCTTCCCGGTTGCGCGGGTAGAGCAGCATCGGCGGCGCATCTTCGGGGTCGAGCCTGGCGCCGACATGCAGGGCAAGGCCCAGCTTGCGGGCCGAGACATGGGCCCGGACCACGCCGGCCAGGCTGGACCGGTCGGCGATCGCAACCCGGTCATAGCCGAAGGCGGCAGCGGTCGCGACCAGTTCCTCGGGATGCGACGCCCCGCGCAGAAAGCTGAAACAGCTGGTGATCTCGAACTCGACATGGGGGACGGGCTGCATCGGTGCGGAACCTGTGGCGACAGCTGAGGGTCCAGGGACAATGGTCTGAAAAATCAGGCAAAGATGCCGTGGACGAACCAGTCGTCTGCGGCTGCGGCGTCATCGGCGGCCCCGTCCCCGTCGAGCACCAGCCCGGCCGATCCGCGGCTGCGGAACACCCAGAGCCTGAGCCCGTCCTCGGTCTCGACCCGGTAATAGTCGCGGGCCTCGGCCGGGGCGCCGGGGCTTTCCCACCAGGGGCCGGTCAGCCGTTCGGGGCCGTCGGCCAGATGCACCCGATGCAGCCGGCCGCGCCAGCGCAGCCGGGCCGGCGGATCATCGGGCAGGGCCGCCACCACCAGGGCCGGCTCGGGCCGGGCGAGCAGCCGCGCCGGCCGGGGTGCCGTTACCCGATGGGGGCCGTCGTCGATCCGGACAACCCGCTGCGGGGCGATGGCAGCGGGGATCAGCCTGATCGCCGTTTCGGGCATCACCCCGGCTTCGATCCTGACCGCCCGGACCCGGCCATTGCCGAGCCGGGCATCGATCCGGTCGATCAGGGCGGCGACGGCAGCGCTGCCGGTACCGGCTGAAAGCGGGGCCTGGCCAAGCCCCGGCAGCGATCGGTCCAGATCGGCGAGCGGCTGGACCACGGGTGCCGCCAGAACCATGACCTCGATCCCGAGGCCGGGATCGATCCGGTCCAACCGTTCGGCCAGCAGCCGCATCATGTGCCGTGGCTCCCGGCTGGCGAGCGCCAGGCCCAGCTCGGCGCGCTGCAGGCGGCCGTCGACCAGATGGACCGACAGCGCCAGCCGCCGGGCACCGAGGCCGGCGGCACCCAGATCGGCCACCAGATCGTCGACCAGGGCGGCGGTGGCGGCAGCGATATCCTCGGCCCGTCCGATCGGCTCCGCCCAGCTGATCCGCACCTCGACCGGCGCCGACGGCCGGCGGGGATGCAGGGGATCCGGCGCCCGGTCGTACAGCCGGTCGAGCAGGTCGAGCAGCCCCGGCCCGAAGCGTTCGGCAACCGAACTGCGGGGCAGCGCATCCAGGGCATCGACCCGCCGGATGCCGAGCCGCGCCAGACCTTCCGCAACCCGCCGCAATCTTTCCCCATCCAGACTGATCATCTCCGGCGGCAGGGGGCCGACCAGCCGGGCGAGGGCGGCCCGGGTCTCGTCGGGGCCGGCCCGGTCATGTGCCACCACCACGGTGGCATCGGCCGGGGGATATGCCTGTACATGTGCCTGTACGTGGGCCCGGGCCCGGGCGAGGGCAGAGGCGGCGAGCGGTGTGGGGGCGATCGCCGCGGTCAGGCTGAAGCCGCGCCCGCGGATCAGGGTACCTGCCCGGGCGATCAGACCGGCCTCCCCCCGGAAGAGATGCGCAACCCCGGTGATGTCGAGAAGCAGCCCCTGATCGCCGTCGAGGCCGACTGCGGGCGAAAAGCGGTCGGCAAGATCGGCAAGCCAGGCCAGGGCCCGACGGTCGCCCCGCGGGTCTGCCGGGGCGAGCAGGATATCGCCGGCGGTCCGCGCCCGGGCTTCGGCCAGCGTCATGCCCGTCCGGACCCCGGCGGCCCGGGCGGCGGGATTGGGGATGGTGATCATCGGCCCGCGCGGGCCCGGGGCATGACAGGCGGCTGGGCCGTGGCGCCAGTGCCGGGCAGCATCGGCATCGCCGGCCGCCTGCGCGATCAGAATCTGGCGGTCGACGGCGAGCAATGGCAGATGCAGAGCCAGAATGCGCCGGCCGGAGCCGGCGCCGGCGGGGCGTGCGGGATCGGGGTGAGGGCTGGACATGAGAGATACTGAACCCCGGGGCAAGGCGGGACAGCGGCCCCGTGCCGGCGCGGGCGTCCGGTTCCGGGGGCGGGTCAGCCGGCGGTGAGCGGCCGGTTGCCCAGGCTGCGGGTGAGGGTACGGCCGAACCAGCCGCCGGTCCCGGCCTGGCGGGTCGGCAGGCCGTGTACGACCTGGCGTGCCGCCGCGGCACCCGGACCGTGGATCACGTCCAGCATGCCCGCACCGGTCGTATCGTCCCGGTTCGCCTCCGGCCCCTCGGCCGCCCAGGCGACGGTGAAGCGGGCGGGCAGGGCGCCGCGCGCACGGAGCAGGTCCAGCCGCCAGTGCAGCCGGCCGATCGGGCGGGCGGCATAGCCTGCCGCAGCCGGCCATTGCGCGGCTGTGCCGGGGGCCGTGGTCACCGCCCAGCGACTGGCGGCGGAACTGGCCGGCAGACGGTCGAGCAACAGGGCGGGATCGGCATCATGGGTGGCGGTGGCGGCAAGGATCCCGGCGGCGACCGGGCGGAGCATCAGGGCCGGTGCCCCGCCTTCGGCGGCGGCGAATTGCAGGCGCCGGGTGGCGAGCGGGTCGGCATCGGCGACCTCTCCCACCACGGCGGCGACCGCGCCGCTGCGCACCGCCTCTTCCATCACCCAGAGCCGTTCGGCACTGCGCCGGGCCGGCACCACCAGCAGCCGGGAGGGATCGAGCCCGAAACCCGCCAGCCCCGGCGCATAAGGGGGCGGCCAGCCGCC from Tistrella mobilis harbors:
- a CDS encoding error-prone DNA polymerase translates to MQPVPHVEFEITSCFSFLRGASHPEELVATAAAFGYDRVAIADRSSLAGVVRAHVSARKLGLALHVGARLDPEDAPPMLLYPRNREAYGRLCRLLTLGKRRAPKGACRLTLADILAMAEDHEIILLPPMSCPATGPHSDWDAHAAAASRLAAAFPDAVHLGARHLLAGDDDARIARVDALAGRLGIDMIATGDVRMHVPERRMLADVMTCIREHVTIDRAGRRLARNAERHLKPPPEIARRFARYPDALAAARRMSDRLNFRLDELSYEYPMETGLPGETPQQTLERRTREGLAWRYPEGASAGIRKRVETELGLIGRKGYAPYFLTVDEIVRFARDRGILAQGRGSAANSVVCFLLGITAVDPTRVDLLFERFISDARDEPPDIDVDFEHERREEVIQHLYEKYGRDHAALAATVISYRPKSALREVARAMGLDEDTAGRLSGQIWGHSDEPLDREALRAAGIDPDAPRIRATITLARSLLGFPRHLSQHVGGFVLTRRPLEETVPIGNAAMPDRTFVEWDKDDLDALGILKIDVLALGMLTAVRKGFDLIRQTTGQSWTMATLPPEDPAVYDMLCRADAVGVFQVESRAQLNMLPRLKPRTYYDLVIEVAIVRPGPIQGDMVHPYLRRRDGLEPVDYPSDELKAVLQRTMGVPLFQEQAMRIAMVAGGFTGEEADELRRAMAAFRRTGSVNRFHDKLVSGMVARGYDRDFAERCFRQIEGFGEYGFPESHAASFALIVYVSAWMKCHHPAAFTCGLLNSQPMGFYAPAQLVRDAAAHGVEIRAVDIARSDWDCTLEPTTTAAGAAGLPALRLGFRLVKGLAEADGRRIAERRPPDGYDSPAAVTRLAGVAPVALMRIAEADGFRGMGLDRRRALWALRRMEAGAALPLFAGLDDGGRPAEAPAPLPPTPAARAMVEDYASTGLTLRRHPITLIRAELDRSGVVPVSALGGITSGRRISVTGLVTTRQRPGTAKGIVFITLEDETGYANLIVRPDIRDRHRVLVHTGRVLTARGRLERSGQIIHLLVETLADAEPMLTAAVGRADDRAAAEHLAALGIRLDATAPTTTAPAGQIRLRSRDFH
- a CDS encoding Y-family DNA polymerase, encoding MSSPHPDPARPAGAGSGRRILALHLPLLAVDRQILIAQAAGDADAARHWRHGPAACHAPGPRGPMITIPNPAARAAGVRTGMTLAEARARTAGDILLAPADPRGDRRALAWLADLADRFSPAVGLDGDQGLLLDITGVAHLFRGEAGLIARAGTLIRGRGFSLTAAIAPTPLAASALARARAHVQAHVQAYPPADATVVVAHDRAGPDETRAALARLVGPLPPEMISLDGERLRRVAEGLARLGIRRVDALDALPRSSVAERFGPGLLDLLDRLYDRAPDPLHPRRPSAPVEVRISWAEPIGRAEDIAAATAALVDDLVADLGAAGLGARRLALSVHLVDGRLQRAELGLALASREPRHMMRLLAERLDRIDPGLGIEVMVLAAPVVQPLADLDRSLPGLGQAPLSAGTGSAAVAALIDRIDARLGNGRVRAVRIEAGVMPETAIRLIPAAIAPQRVVRIDDGPHRVTAPRPARLLARPEPALVVAALPDDPPARLRWRGRLHRVHLADGPERLTGPWWESPGAPAEARDYYRVETEDGLRLWVFRSRGSAGLVLDGDGAADDAAAADDWFVHGIFA
- a CDS encoding ImuA family protein, with product MAFGSATRLAPPSTLTRRDPAIRVRPSRLLAAAAAATARAAVDPDPQASDDQLDDTAAAGLAAAPVPDRVEQLRAVIARIETRGNATTGDDRGQAGAVIGTGHAAIDARLGEGGLSLARLHEIVTAEAGDHPSAGTAHGAGLGLAASWAAAAARLRSGPVLWVGGWPPPYAPGLAGFGLDPSRLLVVPARRSAERLWVMEEAVRSGAVAAVVGEVADADPLATRRLQFAAAEGGAPALMLRPVAAGILAATATHDADPALLLDRLPASSAASRWAVTTAPGTAAQWPAAAGYAARPIGRLHWRLDLLRARGALPARFTVAWAAEGPEANRDDTTGAGMLDVIHGPGAAAARQVVHGLPTRQAGTGGWFGRTLTRSLGNRPLTAG